In Cyanobium sp. Tous-M-B4, a single genomic region encodes these proteins:
- a CDS encoding ABC-2 family transporter protein, whose translation MLEYRAEIALWALSGVLPLIMLGVWSGSGAAAAAGLSPQQLSHYFLAAFVVRQFTVVWLIQVFEDDALQGRLSPFLLQPLSPLWRYLAAHFSEQASRIPFVAVMLLVVGLAAPGLLWLPSAGNLLLGILAIVAAFLLRFLLQVLVTTLCFWSERAAALDRLLMIPYLFLSGLVAPLDTFPPAVRRLALATPFPWMVDFPARLLAGEPVNVALGFGAIAAWCLLLLPIGHWLWRAGLRRYSAMGA comes from the coding sequence ATGCTCGAATACCGGGCTGAGATTGCCCTCTGGGCGCTTTCAGGGGTGTTGCCTTTGATCATGCTCGGCGTCTGGAGCGGCTCGGGCGCGGCGGCGGCGGCTGGCCTCTCCCCCCAGCAGCTCAGCCACTACTTCCTGGCGGCCTTTGTGGTGCGGCAGTTCACGGTGGTTTGGCTGATTCAGGTGTTCGAAGACGACGCCCTGCAGGGCCGCCTATCGCCCTTCCTGCTACAGCCGCTTTCGCCACTCTGGCGATACCTGGCGGCCCATTTCAGTGAACAGGCGTCGCGAATTCCCTTTGTGGCCGTGATGCTGCTGGTGGTGGGGCTGGCGGCGCCCGGCTTGCTGTGGCTGCCGTCTGCGGGCAATTTGCTGCTGGGAATTCTGGCGATTGTGGCGGCCTTTCTGCTGCGCTTTTTGCTGCAGGTGCTTGTTACCACCCTCTGTTTTTGGAGTGAGCGGGCGGCGGCTCTCGATCGGCTGTTGATGATCCCCTATCTGTTTTTATCGGGCCTGGTGGCACCCCTAGATACCTTCCCTCCAGCGGTGCGGCGGCTGGCCCTGGCCACGCCCTTCCCCTGGATGGTCGACTTCCCCGCCCGGCTGCTGGCCGGCGAACCGGTGAATGTGGCGTTGGGTTTTGGGGCGATCGCCGCCTGGTGCCTGCTGCTGCTGCCGATCGGCCACTGGCTGTGGAGGGCCGGCCTGCGCCGCTACTCGGCGATGGGCGCGTGA
- a CDS encoding carbohydrate ABC transporter permease, whose translation MSEANLRKRTATAWGFLTPALVLIGLSVLIPAAMALVMSFSQAGLDVSEPLRFVGLANIRRLLADPMFFRVTGTTFLYLLGVVPPIVVGALALAVLVNRQLPAIHWFRAAFYTPVLVSIVVAAIAFRWIYAENGLINGWLTALLGSSFDPIAFLTSPLLALPSVMLVTLWKGLGYYMVIFLAGLQGISPDLYEAAALDGSEGLRKHLDITLPLLRPYITLVAVISAIAATKVFEEVYLMTQGGPADSTRTLVYYVYDQAFAELEISYACTIGLALFLIVLMLSLVRYLFAGDRGLT comes from the coding sequence ATGAGCGAGGCAAATCTCCGCAAGCGCACCGCCACGGCCTGGGGCTTTTTGACCCCTGCCCTGGTGCTGATCGGGCTGTCGGTGCTGATTCCGGCAGCGATGGCATTGGTTATGAGCTTCAGCCAGGCCGGCCTCGATGTCAGCGAGCCGCTGCGCTTCGTTGGTCTGGCCAATATCCGGCGCCTGCTGGCCGACCCGATGTTTTTCCGGGTCACCGGCACCACCTTTTTGTATCTGCTGGGAGTGGTGCCCCCGATCGTGGTCGGCGCCCTAGCCCTGGCTGTGCTGGTCAACCGCCAGCTGCCGGCGATCCATTGGTTTCGTGCTGCCTTCTACACCCCGGTGCTGGTGTCGATCGTGGTGGCGGCGATTGCCTTTCGCTGGATCTATGCCGAAAACGGCCTGATTAACGGCTGGCTCACCGCCCTGTTGGGCAGCAGCTTTGATCCCATCGCTTTCCTCACATCGCCGCTGCTGGCCCTTCCCTCCGTGATGCTCGTGACCCTCTGGAAGGGCCTCGGCTACTACATGGTGATCTTTCTGGCCGGGCTGCAGGGCATCTCCCCCGATCTCTACGAGGCAGCGGCCCTCGATGGCAGTGAGGGCTTGCGAAAGCACCTGGATATAACCCTGCCGCTGCTGCGGCCCTACATCACCCTGGTGGCGGTCATTTCCGCAATTGCAGCTACCAAGGTGTTCGAAGAGGTCTATTTAATGACTCAAGGTGGCCCTGCCGATTCGACCCGCACCCTCGTCTACTACGTCTACGACCAGGCTTTTGCCGAGCTGGAGATCAGCTACGCCTGCACGATTGGCTTGGCATTGTTTTTGATCGTCCTGATGCTGAGTTTGGTGCGCTATCTCTTCGCCGGTGATCGCGGCCTCACTTGA
- the aroB gene encoding 3-dehydroquinate synthase, translating into MDLQTIRVELQAAPYPVIIGSAALLSLGDQIRGLGFKAGTKVLLVTNAVVEAHYGATALQSLSAAGLDASTLVIEAGEDQKTPATVGLIHDAAFARRLERGSLIVALGGGVVGDMAGFAAATWLRGIAVVQVPTTLLAMVDAAIGGKTGVNHPGGKNLIGAFHQPRLVLIDPSSLATLPEREFRAGMAEVIKYGVIGDPELLADLEACGAQLASLTTLPAELLQRILVRSAAAKAKVVAADENEGGLRAILNYGHTLGHVVETLCGYGTYLHGEAVGLGMLAAGEISLAMGLWSASDQERQRAVITAAGLPLAWPALDPDAVLACLQGDKKVREGQVRFVLPTGIGRVEIRSDVSEATIRSALASCA; encoded by the coding sequence ATGGATCTGCAAACGATCAGGGTGGAGCTGCAGGCTGCCCCCTACCCGGTGATTATCGGCTCGGCAGCCTTGCTGAGTCTGGGCGACCAGATTCGGGGCCTGGGCTTTAAGGCAGGCACCAAGGTGCTGCTGGTGACCAATGCCGTGGTGGAAGCCCACTACGGCGCCACTGCCCTGCAAAGCCTCAGCGCGGCTGGGCTTGACGCCAGCACCCTGGTGATCGAGGCGGGAGAAGATCAGAAAACCCCAGCCACCGTGGGCCTGATCCATGACGCAGCCTTTGCCCGCCGGCTGGAGCGGGGCTCGCTGATCGTTGCCCTTGGCGGTGGCGTGGTGGGCGACATGGCTGGATTTGCTGCCGCCACCTGGCTGCGGGGCATTGCCGTGGTGCAGGTGCCCACCACCCTGCTGGCCATGGTGGATGCGGCGATCGGCGGCAAGACCGGCGTCAATCACCCCGGCGGCAAAAACCTGATCGGCGCATTTCACCAGCCGCGCCTGGTGCTGATCGACCCCAGCAGCCTTGCCACCCTGCCGGAGCGGGAATTTCGCGCTGGCATGGCCGAGGTGATCAAATACGGCGTGATTGGCGACCCCGAGCTGCTGGCCGACCTAGAGGCATGCGGCGCCCAGCTGGCCAGCTTGACCACATTGCCAGCCGAGCTGCTGCAGCGAATCCTGGTGCGCTCCGCCGCCGCCAAGGCGAAAGTGGTGGCCGCCGACGAAAACGAAGGGGGCCTGCGGGCGATCCTCAACTACGGCCACACCCTGGGCCACGTGGTGGAGACCCTCTGCGGCTATGGCACCTACCTCCATGGCGAAGCCGTTGGTTTGGGCATGCTGGCGGCCGGCGAAATCTCCCTGGCCATGGGCCTGTGGAGCGCTAGCGACCAGGAGCGCCAGCGGGCCGTAATCACCGCCGCAGGTCTGCCGCTGGCCTGGCCAGCCCTCGATCCCGACGCCGTGCTGGCCTGCCTGCAGGGCGACAAGAAGGTGAGGGAGGGTCAGGTGCGCTTCGTGCTGCCCACCGGCATCGGCAGGGTTGAGATCCGCAGCGACGTCAGCGAGGCAACGATCCGCAGCGCGCTCGCCAGCTGCGCCTAG
- a CDS encoding ABC transporter permease has protein sequence MREFARYWRSLRCFWGTSLAAELEYPLNAWIELLSVLGNLAGSVFVLQLLFGGGPQLGGWSWSGALVVLGLYTLLDGFTTCVLQPNLSRIVNHVQTGTLDYVLLKPIDSQFWLSARTVSPWGLPGILAGFGLIAWALLNRGPGAPSGLPAAGPVLLSLALLFAALVILYSLWFVLAALSIWFVKVWNATEVLRYTLVAGRYPVSAYPPALRLLFTFVLPVAFLTTVPAEALLGRGSAIWALGSLLAAGLCLVASRLLWRYAQRFYTSASS, from the coding sequence GTGAGGGAGTTTGCGCGCTACTGGCGCAGCCTGCGCTGCTTCTGGGGCACCTCCCTGGCGGCCGAACTCGAGTACCCGCTCAATGCCTGGATCGAGCTGCTGTCGGTGCTGGGCAACCTGGCCGGCAGCGTCTTTGTGCTGCAGCTGCTGTTTGGTGGTGGGCCCCAGCTGGGGGGCTGGAGCTGGAGTGGCGCTTTGGTGGTGCTGGGCCTCTACACGCTGCTGGATGGGTTCACCACCTGCGTGCTGCAGCCCAACCTCAGCCGCATCGTTAACCACGTGCAGACCGGCACCCTCGACTACGTGCTGCTCAAGCCAATTGATAGCCAGTTCTGGCTGTCGGCCCGCACCGTGTCGCCCTGGGGGCTGCCAGGAATATTGGCTGGCTTTGGCCTGATCGCTTGGGCCCTGCTGAACAGGGGTCCTGGGGCTCCATCCGGCCTGCCGGCGGCTGGGCCCGTGCTGCTCTCGCTGGCGCTGCTGTTTGCAGCCCTGGTGATTCTCTACAGCCTCTGGTTTGTGTTGGCGGCCCTCAGCATCTGGTTTGTGAAGGTGTGGAATGCCACCGAGGTGTTGCGCTACACCCTGGTGGCGGGCCGATACCCGGTGAGTGCCTATCCGCCGGCGCTGCGGTTGCTGTTCACCTTTGTGCTGCCGGTGGCCTTTCTCACCACCGTGCCCGCCGAGGCGCTGCTGGGGCGGGGTTCAGCCATCTGGGCTTTGGGTTCGCTGCTGGCTGCCGGGCTGTGCCTGGTGGCCAGTCGCCTGTTGTGGCGCTACGCCCAGCGCTTCTACACCTCTGCTTCTAGTTGA
- a CDS encoding Rieske 2Fe-2S domain-containing protein, whose product MVIPAPDIDSASGTSIRQEHWLQRWYPVAYLQDLDPRRPTAFTLLEMDLVLWWDAAGQQWCAFADVCPHRLVPLSEGRLNERGELECPYHGWSFNAQGSCTAIPQAEAAIGANPRSSCRRYATASGQGLLFVFAGDPAAAAAVPLPLVPVLEEPGWLVQDTFRDLPMDALTLLENVLDVSHVPFTHHRTVGKRQNAAPVLAELTSFGPEGFTATWPEGPRRGSLGSQFSTFQAPGLMWHDLTAKGFARFLTVVYATPIRAGECRLFARFPFQFRSVLPRLLLRARPVWLQHIGNHTVLEDDQVFLHWQERVQSQASFLPTGADIYVRALNKWVKDFAGQPCPGSALPPRLSRSALLDRYDSHTRHCRACSGALRQIRRWRPLVLVALGVELLLAAWLPGLTARLTLLVLLGGSALLLRQLNRWERQLLRGDGHPPRNAL is encoded by the coding sequence ATGGTGATCCCCGCTCCTGATATTGATTCCGCCAGCGGTACCAGCATCAGGCAGGAGCACTGGTTGCAGCGCTGGTATCCGGTGGCCTATCTGCAGGATCTCGACCCTCGCCGCCCCACGGCCTTCACCCTGCTGGAGATGGATCTGGTGCTGTGGTGGGACGCTGCAGGCCAGCAGTGGTGCGCCTTTGCCGACGTCTGCCCCCACCGGCTCGTGCCCTTGAGCGAAGGCCGCCTCAACGAAAGGGGTGAGCTGGAGTGCCCGTATCACGGTTGGAGTTTCAACGCCCAGGGCAGCTGCACCGCGATCCCCCAGGCCGAAGCCGCAATCGGCGCCAACCCCCGCAGCTCCTGCCGCCGCTACGCCACAGCCAGCGGCCAGGGGCTGCTGTTTGTGTTTGCCGGCGACCCGGCCGCGGCTGCGGCGGTGCCCCTGCCGCTGGTGCCCGTGCTCGAGGAACCCGGCTGGCTGGTGCAGGACACCTTCCGCGACCTGCCGATGGATGCCCTCACCCTCCTGGAGAACGTGCTCGATGTGAGCCATGTGCCCTTCACCCACCACCGCACGGTGGGTAAGCGCCAGAACGCCGCTCCGGTGCTGGCCGAGCTGACCAGTTTCGGGCCGGAGGGGTTCACCGCCACTTGGCCCGAGGGACCGCGCCGAGGGAGCCTGGGCAGCCAGTTCTCCACCTTTCAGGCGCCGGGCCTGATGTGGCACGACCTCACGGCGAAGGGATTTGCCCGCTTCCTCACGGTTGTGTACGCAACGCCGATCCGGGCTGGGGAATGCCGCTTGTTTGCCCGTTTCCCGTTTCAGTTCCGCTCTGTGTTGCCCCGGCTGCTGCTGCGGGCTCGGCCGGTCTGGTTGCAGCACATCGGTAACCACACCGTGCTCGAAGACGACCAGGTGTTTCTGCACTGGCAGGAACGGGTTCAAAGCCAGGCGAGCTTCCTGCCCACCGGCGCCGACATCTACGTGCGGGCGTTGAATAAATGGGTCAAAGATTTTGCCGGCCAGCCATGCCCAGGCTCCGCCCTGCCGCCCCGGCTGAGTCGCTCAGCCCTGCTGGATCGCTACGACAGCCACACCCGCCACTGCCGTGCCTGCTCCGGTGCCCTGCGGCAGATACGCCGCTGGCGGCCGCTAGTGCTGGTGGCCCTGGGGGTGGAGCTGCTGCTGGCGGCCTGGCTGCCCGGGCTGACGGCGCGGTTGACCCTGCTGGTGCTGCTTGGCGGCAGCGCCCTGCTGCTGCGGCAGCTAAACCGCTGGGAGCGCCAGCTATTGCGCGGCGACGGCCACCCACCCCGCAACGCTCTCTAG